Genomic DNA from Salvia miltiorrhiza cultivar Shanhuang (shh) chromosome 1, IMPLAD_Smil_shh, whole genome shotgun sequence:
TCGTACATTTCACAAACTCGATTTTCAGAATGTAGTTCGTGTAATGGTTTTTGCTGTCTTTGATTCATTGTACTTGTTGATTGTAACTATTATGGTAAATTTACAGCTAGTGTATTTGGAGAGCTCTGGAAGTTGGAACCGCTGGCTCCACAGAGGAAATTAATGTGGCAGCGAGAGATGGAGTGGCTTTTGTGTGTTAGTGACGCCATTGTTGAGCTTGTTCCATCTGTTCAAGAATTCCCAGGTGGTGGGAGCTTTGAGATTATGGTGACTCAACAAAGATCCGACTTATACGTGAACCTTCCAGCGCTCAAGAAACTAGATGGGCTGTTGATTAGCATCTTAGATAGGTTTCGTGACACTGAGTTTTACTATGTTGATCGAGGTATCATTGTTGCTGATGGTGAACACATTAAAGCATATCAAAGCTCACCATCTTCCACGAGGCCTTCCATAACACTTGAGGAAAAGTGGTGGTTGCCTTTCCCAAAGGTTCCAGCAAATGGCTTGTCGGATGAATCAAGAATGATTTTGCAACAGTGCAAGGAGTGCACGCAGCAAATCTTCAAAGCTGCTCTGGCAATCAATAGCAGTGTGCTTTTAGATATGGAAGTGccacaagtttactttgacacCTTGCCTAAGGTAGATCATTTATGCTGTGCTACGATCTAAACTCTATTTTACACAAATAATTTGTTTTTATGCACATCTATATCATATGCTATGTTTGGTCTTTACTGATTCTTTTGTTGAATCATCTATCCTATTTTAAAGTAGCTGTAATTtatctactatttttctttttccagaGTGAGAAGGCTTGTTTAGGCGATGTCCTCTACCGTTACATAACTGCAGACCAGTTCTCCCCAGACTGTCTTCTTGATTATCTGGATCTTTCATCAGAATATAGTACTTTGGAAATAGCAAATAGGCTTGAGACTGCCGTTCACTTTTGGAGGCTGAAATaccagaagaagaagaagctaaACCATGCGAAAACAAGCCTATTCTGGGGAAGCACGGTGAAGGGCCTCGTAGGTGATGCTGAAAAGAGTAAACTCTTTGCTCATCGAGCTGATACGCTGCTCAAGAACTTAAAGCTGCACTTCCCTGGCCTCCCACAGACATCTCTTGACATGAGCAAGATTCAGTATAACAAGGTATCAGTCATAACTTTTCATTCATCACCTGTATGGTTTGTTCTAACAAGGACTTCGTTTTCTGCATCTGATGCATCAAACGCGTGACATCCTTAAGAAACCGCTTCCATGAGTTAGTGTCTTGCTTTAGATTACGTGTATTGTATTGTATTATATCAAGGTAATTTGATTCTAATTCTGAATAACAAACCTGTAAACTAATGCAACAGCATCTACTGAAGAACT
This window encodes:
- the LOC130992357 gene encoding rop guanine nucleotide exchange factor 1-like yields the protein MADSVASRSDDEFEELQSRRFDDCYSLSADVSESESSTSSAATFSSDHRPELACNSECLTPPAIMLPVVGGRHVVYPAEKRETDKPEPPELSEAELMKERFAKLLLGEDMSGGGKGVSTALAISNAITNLAASVFGELWKLEPLAPQRKLMWQREMEWLLCVSDAIVELVPSVQEFPGGGSFEIMVTQQRSDLYVNLPALKKLDGLLISILDRFRDTEFYYVDRGIIVADGEHIKAYQSSPSSTRPSITLEEKWWLPFPKVPANGLSDESRMILQQCKECTQQIFKAALAINSSVLLDMEVPQVYFDTLPKSEKACLGDVLYRYITADQFSPDCLLDYLDLSSEYSTLEIANRLETAVHFWRLKYQKKKKLNHAKTSLFWGSTVKGLVGDAEKSKLFAHRADTLLKNLKLHFPGLPQTSLDMSKIQYNKDVGQSILESYSRVLESLAFNLLARIDDLLYVDDATRRRSMAESLSMLSRRGSVGAHHDLYNQNSLTSFSNQSSFSSSSLIGSPFRYSIPVTQRPSRLRRSVSHPASVNPNGIAVENLSL